In a genomic window of Candidatus Binatia bacterium:
- a CDS encoding cobalamin-independent methionine synthase II family protein codes for MKRSTERILTTHAGSLPLPEELKAMLLAKNNGRPYDPDALARLVRSAVAEAVKKQIECGLDIINDGELGKPNFSRYARERLSGFVERPPKAGERPSTIFGRDLKEFAPYFQKRLATMRGENVWRVFCNGPLKYIGYEAVKSDIETFKAALAGVKYEEAFLPAVAPGTMEHWLKNDYYRTDEEYLFALAEAMGEEYKAIVAAGFLLQIDNPDLPDAWQIFPDMSVAEYRKYAEMRVDALNHALRDIPPDRVRFHTCWGSYHGPHKYDIPLRDIVDLILKVRANTYSIEASNPRHDHEWRVWEEVKLPEGKVLVPGVVGHATDIVEHPRLIADRLVRYAKIVGRENVMAGTDCG; via the coding sequence ATGAAGCGCAGCACCGAGCGGATTCTTACGACGCACGCGGGCAGCCTGCCGCTGCCGGAAGAGCTGAAGGCCATGCTCCTCGCCAAGAACAACGGCCGGCCCTACGACCCGGACGCGCTCGCGCGGCTCGTGCGCAGCGCGGTGGCGGAAGCGGTGAAGAAGCAGATCGAGTGCGGTCTCGACATCATCAACGACGGCGAGTTGGGGAAACCCAACTTCTCGCGCTATGCGCGCGAGCGCTTGAGCGGCTTCGTCGAGCGTCCGCCTAAGGCGGGCGAGCGGCCGTCGACGATCTTCGGCCGCGATCTCAAGGAGTTTGCGCCATACTTCCAGAAGCGATTGGCGACGATGCGCGGCGAGAACGTCTGGCGCGTCTTCTGCAACGGGCCGCTCAAGTATATCGGCTACGAGGCGGTGAAGTCGGACATCGAAACTTTCAAGGCCGCCCTGGCGGGAGTGAAATACGAGGAGGCGTTCCTGCCGGCGGTCGCGCCCGGCACGATGGAGCACTGGCTGAAGAACGATTACTACCGCACAGACGAAGAATATCTCTTCGCGCTGGCCGAAGCGATGGGCGAGGAGTACAAGGCAATCGTCGCCGCGGGATTTCTCCTCCAGATCGACAATCCCGATCTGCCCGACGCGTGGCAGATTTTCCCGGACATGAGCGTGGCGGAGTATCGCAAGTACGCCGAGATGCGCGTCGACGCGCTCAACCACGCGCTGAGAGATATACCGCCGGACCGCGTCCGCTTCCACACCTGCTGGGGCAGCTATCACGGCCCGCACAAGTACGACATACCGTTAAGAGACATCGTCGATCTCATCCTCAAAGTGCGCGCCAATACTTATTCCATCGAGGCGTCCAATCCGCGCCACGATCATGAATGGCGCGTGTGGGAAGAGGTCAAGCTGCCGGAAGGAAAAGTTCTTGTGCCCGGCGTCGTCGGCCACGCGACCGACATCGTCGAGCACCCGCGGCTGATCGCCGACCGGCTGGTGCGCTACGCCAAGATCGTCGGGCGCGAAAACGTCATGGCCGGCACCGACTGCGG
- a CDS encoding VOC family protein: MSKIRHIAYRAADVETMANFFVDALGMKITQRRTNRAIDLSDGTINITVLPLRGTENENQGIDHIGFSVENDDEAGRRLEGAGAKKIATIELGSAAHYEAKYKGPEGIVVDIGKWIGTAPVKG, translated from the coding sequence GTGAGCAAAATTAGACACATCGCCTACCGGGCGGCGGACGTGGAAACCATGGCCAACTTTTTCGTCGACGCTTTGGGAATGAAAATCACCCAGAGACGGACAAATCGAGCCATCGATTTATCCGACGGCACGATCAACATCACCGTCCTACCTCTGCGCGGCACCGAAAACGAGAATCAGGGCATCGACCACATCGGCTTTTCGGTGGAAAACGACGACGAGGCGGGCCGCCGTCTCGAAGGCGCCGGCGCGAAGAAGATCGCCACGATCGAGCTGGGCAGCGCCGCGCATTACGAAGCGAAGTACAAGGGACCCGAAGGGATCGTCGTCGATATTGGCAAGTGGATCGGCACCGCTCCAGTTAAAGGATGA
- a CDS encoding enoyl-CoA hydratase/isomerase family protein has protein sequence MAESLIYERDGDVAAITLNRPEIGNRLSDPAISALAEMIDGAAKDSRLIVVKAAGEEFCMGREAMGKRGPAIEAYDFRARSETIFNCYDAFRRSKAPIVGVVQGRAAGFGCALAALCDVTLAGEKARFQVPEMSHHIMPTIAMSALIDRVPRKALLYMVYSTEEIDARQALAFGLASSVVPHDKLEAAASELIEKLKKYPLPAVMAVKEYARFAYTMDTQAANDFAKNLHATINSSSKMWES, from the coding sequence ATGGCTGAATCGCTAATCTATGAACGCGACGGCGACGTCGCCGCGATCACGCTCAACCGGCCGGAGATCGGCAACCGCTTGAGCGATCCGGCGATCAGCGCGCTGGCGGAGATGATCGACGGCGCGGCGAAAGACTCGCGGCTGATCGTTGTCAAAGCCGCGGGCGAGGAGTTTTGCATGGGAAGAGAAGCCATGGGCAAGCGCGGTCCCGCGATCGAGGCCTACGACTTCCGCGCCCGGAGCGAGACGATCTTCAATTGCTACGACGCGTTTCGCAGGTCGAAGGCGCCGATCGTCGGCGTGGTGCAGGGCAGAGCTGCCGGCTTCGGCTGCGCGCTGGCGGCGCTCTGCGACGTGACGCTCGCGGGCGAGAAGGCGCGCTTTCAGGTGCCGGAGATGTCGCACCACATCATGCCGACGATCGCCATGTCGGCGCTGATCGACCGCGTGCCGCGGAAAGCGCTGCTGTATATGGTTTATTCCACGGAGGAGATCGACGCGCGCCAGGCGCTCGCCTTCGGTCTCGCCAGCAGCGTCGTTCCGCACGACAAGCTGGAGGCCGCGGCGAGCGAGCTGATCGAAAAGCTGAAAAAATATCCGCTGCCGGCCGTGATGGCGGTGAAGGAGTACGCGCGCTTCGCTTACACGATGGACACGCAGGCGGCGAACGACTTCGCCAAAAACTTACACGCAACCATCAACTCCTCCTCCAAAATGTGGGAGTCGTGA